From Bradysia coprophila strain Holo2 unplaced genomic scaffold, BU_Bcop_v1 contig_50, whole genome shotgun sequence, one genomic window encodes:
- the LOC119082883 gene encoding putative per-hexamer repeat protein 5 isoform X4 has protein sequence MFYYIKGGYRIIKVKKLQDFNMSNTLLILIVIGVVAALQTVNAEAAKGAGSCTAKGSCMGADSGIGAGSCTGEGSCKGANTGTGAGSCTGKNSCGLEGAGLTAGTCVTENSCSQVEDSNASGSGSGNASDSGSGTGSGSGSGTGSGSGSATGSGSGSATGSGSGSATGSGSGSATGSGSGSATGSGSGSATGSGSGSGSGSGSGSATGSGSGSGNGLLGNLLGNLLGSAPGSGSGNPCVPRRCNQ, from the exons atgttttactatataaagggaGGGTATCGCataataaaagtcaaaaaactTCAAGACTTCAACATGTCAAATACTTTACTCATTCTAATCGTAATTGGTGTCGTAGCAGCGCTACAG ACTGTGAATGCAGAAGCAGCTAAAGGTGCAGGCTCGTGTACCGCAAAAGGATCATGCATGGGAGCAGATTCTGGTATTGGTGCTGGTAGTTGCACTGGAGAAGGATCTTGCAAGGGTGCTAACACAGGTACAGGAGCAGGATCTTGTACGGGCAAAAACTCTTGTGGACTTGAGGGAGCTGGACTTACGGCTGGTACATGTGTTACTGAAAATTCATGTTCTCAAGTAGAAGACAGCAATGCTTCAGGGAGTGGTTCAGGCAATGCTTCAGACAGTGGTTCAGGCACTGGGTCAGGCAGTGGTTCAGGGACTGGGTCAGGCAGTGGTTCAGCCACTGGGTCAGGCAGTGGTTCAGCCACTGGGTCAGGCAGTGGTTCAGCCACTGGGTCAGGCAGTGGTTCAGCCACTGGGTCAGGCAGTGGTTCAGCCACTGGGTCAGGCAGTGGTTCAGCCACTGGGTCAGGCAGTGGTTCAGGCAGTGGGTCAGGCAGTGGTTCAGCCACTGGGTCAGGCAGTGGTTCAGGCAATGGTTTATTAGGCAATCTTTTAGGCAATCTTTTAGGCAGTGCTCCAGGCAGTGGTTCAGGCAATCCTTGCGTTCCTCGCCGCTGTaaccaataa